In one Pseudomonadota bacterium genomic region, the following are encoded:
- a CDS encoding P-II family nitrogen regulator, translating to MKIVTAIIQPDKLDEVREELVSAGISRITTSRVTGHGQHQKQLDSERLYRGQKVIPNLLPKVRLDIACNDEYVEIAIEAILRSAKHGEGRIGDGKIFVTELQRCIRIRTEEQGPEAI from the coding sequence ATGAAAATTGTAACCGCCATCATTCAGCCGGACAAACTTGACGAGGTCAGGGAAGAGCTGGTCTCCGCCGGAATCTCCCGCATCACCACCAGCCGGGTTACCGGGCACGGCCAGCATCAGAAACAACTGGACAGCGAACGGCTTTATCGCGGGCAGAAGGTCATTCCCAATCTCCTGCCCAAGGTCAGACTCGATATCGCCTGCAATGACGAATACGTCGAAATCGCCATCGAGGCCATCCTGCGCTCCGCCAAGCACGGCGAGGGGCGCATCGGCGACGGCAAGATTTTTGTGACGGAACTGCAACGCTGCATTCGCATTCGCACCGAGGAACAGGGGCCCGAAGCGATCTGA
- a CDS encoding ammonium transporter gives MLKQSRDRRRQPLRSKIVSTLVFSLLLPAAPLFAGDSAGVIDSGNTAWMLTSTALVLLMVPGLAMFYEGLVRTKNVLGTMMHSFAAMGIIGVMWVAVGYSMSFGKGILGGWCGWNPDYFFLRGIDDVILEAGVPEYVFAMFQGKFAIITPALIAGAFAERVQFRGYCLYIALWSVLVYNPLCHWVWAQDGWIFNLGAAGAVDFAGGTVVHISAGVSGLVAALYLGARHGYPQSAMHPNNLVMTLMGAGLLWVGWFGFNAGSAVSSGLATAQTLTATQVAAAAGATTWLIIEAVHLGKATTLGIVSGILAGLVVITPAAGVVKPAGAVALGMGAFLICYLGLSLKKRLAYDDSLDAFGIHGVAGIFGALALVFFIRDSWMLDAAKAVAGSWGVFAQLVVQAKAVAVTIIYTVIVSGMLVLVVEKSVGFRLVLDQERSGMDHALHGEQGYGLTNLN, from the coding sequence ATGTTAAAACAAAGCCGCGACCGCCGGCGACAACCGCTGCGCTCGAAAATCGTCTCAACCCTGGTGTTTTCACTTCTGCTGCCGGCCGCCCCCCTTTTTGCCGGAGACTCCGCCGGCGTGATTGACAGCGGGAACACGGCCTGGATGCTGACCTCGACGGCGCTGGTGCTGCTGATGGTCCCCGGCCTGGCGATGTTTTACGAAGGCCTGGTAAGGACCAAGAACGTACTCGGCACCATGATGCACAGCTTTGCGGCCATGGGAATTATCGGCGTCATGTGGGTCGCGGTCGGCTATTCGATGTCTTTCGGCAAAGGCATTCTCGGCGGCTGGTGCGGCTGGAATCCGGACTATTTTTTTCTGCGCGGCATCGATGACGTGATTCTTGAAGCCGGGGTTCCCGAATATGTTTTCGCCATGTTTCAGGGCAAATTCGCGATCATCACCCCGGCCCTGATTGCCGGAGCCTTCGCCGAACGGGTGCAATTTCGCGGCTACTGCCTCTACATTGCCTTATGGAGCGTTTTGGTATACAATCCCCTCTGTCACTGGGTCTGGGCCCAGGATGGCTGGATCTTTAATCTCGGCGCCGCCGGGGCCGTCGATTTTGCCGGAGGCACGGTCGTTCATATCTCAGCGGGAGTCAGCGGCCTGGTCGCGGCGTTATATCTGGGAGCCAGACACGGTTATCCGCAGTCGGCCATGCATCCCAACAACCTGGTAATGACCCTGATGGGGGCCGGGCTCCTGTGGGTCGGCTGGTTCGGTTTCAACGCCGGCAGCGCGGTTTCCAGCGGCCTAGCGACCGCCCAGACCTTGACGGCCACGCAGGTGGCTGCGGCGGCCGGGGCCACCACCTGGCTGATTATCGAGGCTGTCCACCTGGGCAAGGCCACCACCCTGGGGATCGTCAGCGGCATTCTGGCCGGCCTGGTCGTGATCACTCCGGCGGCCGGGGTGGTCAAACCGGCCGGAGCCGTGGCCTTGGGCATGGGGGCTTTTCTGATCTGTTATCTGGGGCTGTCGTTAAAGAAAAGATTGGCCTATGACGACAGCCTCGACGCCTTCGGCATTCACGGCGTGGCCGGAATTTTCGGCGCCCTGGCCCTGGTTTTTTTCATCCGTGACAGCTGGATGCTCGACGCCGCCAAGGCCGTTGCAGGTTCCTGGGGCGTTTTTGCCCAGCTCGTGGTGCAGGCCAAGGCGGTTGCCGTCACCATCATTTACACCGTCATCGTCAGCGGCATGCTGGTTCTGGTCGTGGAAAAAAGCGTGGGCTTTCGTCTGGTCCTGGATCAGGAAAGGTCCGGAATGGACCATGCCCTGCACGGCGAGCAAGGCTACGGCCTGACAAATCTCAACTGA
- a CDS encoding diguanylate cyclase translates to MSYKCFVGLLLGSALVTLGLALHAWRFRDKAGARAFMGLALAMSIFSLTSGMSAFSSSPAEADFWFSKLRFVGISYVPVFFLIFVLTYSAKPARHLQTVICGLLGFPLLTLVFAFTNHYPGFFLHAVSYEQIDGLFFRSFWRPGPWFWVHTVFSYTAIASGLVLLGQMARYRPQPYKTQARLMLYGTLLPLLANLYATARLGNKPALDFTALGFTLSGLSIGFALFRHKMLDLVPIARDLVVECIDDAVIVLDRQLRVVDLNPAAITMFSASGTAKMGISINQLLPRPLDFTDMLREQESRKIEIDFPLPNGLKAVYELRISRFITPRGERLGFLLVARDVTERIDMIDERERIIQELEATKAELTRQANFDFLTEIFNRRHFMSLARNEFARARRYRHPLSLIMIDIDHFKKINDSFGHEAGDTVLREMALTIKDKLRQSDIPSRFGGEEFVILLPETSLEQALIVAEKIRLDLERLRLGAAAIRLTASLGVAGLENDIENLDELLRQADQAMYRAKREGRNRVCAAAPRNLKPPVQTD, encoded by the coding sequence TTGTCTTATAAATGCTTTGTCGGACTGCTGCTGGGCTCCGCGCTGGTCACCCTGGGGCTCGCACTGCACGCCTGGCGCTTCCGCGACAAGGCCGGAGCCCGAGCCTTTATGGGACTGGCGCTGGCGATGTCGATCTTTTCCTTGACCTCCGGCATGTCCGCTTTCAGCTCCAGCCCGGCAGAGGCGGATTTCTGGTTCAGTAAACTACGCTTTGTCGGAATCAGCTATGTTCCGGTTTTCTTTTTAATCTTTGTTTTAACCTACAGCGCAAAACCAGCCCGACATCTGCAAACAGTTATCTGCGGTCTACTTGGTTTTCCTCTACTGACCCTGGTTTTTGCCTTTACCAATCACTATCCGGGTTTTTTTCTTCATGCCGTCAGTTACGAGCAAATCGACGGCCTTTTTTTTCGCTCCTTCTGGAGACCCGGCCCCTGGTTCTGGGTTCATACCGTCTTCTCTTATACAGCAATCGCCAGCGGCCTGGTTCTGCTTGGGCAAATGGCCCGCTACCGTCCTCAACCCTACAAAACTCAAGCCCGATTGATGCTCTACGGCACCCTGCTCCCGTTGCTGGCCAACCTCTACGCGACCGCACGTTTAGGAAACAAACCGGCGCTCGATTTCACCGCCCTGGGGTTCACGCTGAGCGGCCTGAGCATCGGCTTTGCTCTTTTCCGCCATAAAATGCTGGACCTGGTACCCATTGCCCGGGATCTGGTCGTTGAATGCATTGATGACGCCGTCATTGTTCTGGACCGGCAACTGCGGGTAGTCGACCTGAACCCGGCGGCAATTACCATGTTTTCGGCTTCCGGCACGGCAAAAATGGGCATCTCGATCAATCAGCTGCTGCCCCGCCCCCTTGATTTTACCGACATGCTTCGCGAGCAGGAAAGCCGAAAAATCGAAATCGACTTTCCTTTGCCAAACGGGCTCAAGGCCGTTTACGAGCTTCGCATCTCCCGTTTCATCACCCCCCGGGGAGAAAGGTTGGGTTTTCTGCTGGTCGCCCGCGATGTCACCGAACGCATCGACATGATTGACGAACGTGAAAGAATCATTCAGGAACTTGAAGCCACCAAGGCGGAGCTTACTCGTCAGGCCAATTTCGATTTTCTCACCGAGATCTTCAATCGCCGCCATTTCATGAGCCTGGCGAGAAACGAATTCGCCCGCGCCCGGCGCTACCGGCATCCCCTGTCCCTGATCATGATCGACATCGATCATTTCAAAAAAATAAATGATTCCTTCGGGCATGAGGCCGGCGATACGGTTTTGCGGGAAATGGCCCTGACCATCAAAGACAAACTCCGCCAATCCGATATTCCCTCCCGCTTCGGCGGCGAGGAGTTTGTTATCCTGCTTCCGGAAACATCCCTTGAGCAGGCTTTGATCGTGGCGGAAAAGATTCGTCTGGACCTCGAACGGCTGCGCCTCGGAGCCGCCGCCATTCGACTCACGGCCAGCCTCGGGGTCGCCGGACTTGAAAACGACATCGAGAACCTTGACGAGCTGCTCAGACAGGCCGACCAGGCGATGTATCGCGCTAAAAGGGAAGGACGCAACCGGGTCTGCGCGGCCGCCCCCAGGAACCTGAAGCCACCTGTTCAGACCGACTGA
- a CDS encoding UTP--glucose-1-phosphate uridylyltransferase has translation MNDLEPSFAPLAERMRQAGMPKLAITMLKLYFQRLRAGADGKIRENEIEPLSLLPTAADLDKSCRQQGERALAETVLIKLNGGLGTSMGLDQAKSLIEAKNGLSFLDIIVRQALAAGVPLILMNSFATRRAALERLTSYPELGGFNLPLDFVQHQIPRLYEDNLQPFSCPAQPEQEWCPPGHGDLYPALVTSGVLEKLRHRGYRYAFISNADNLGATLDPVILGYLVSRQAPFLMEVARRTKADRKGGHLARRRGSGGLLLREAAQCPENETAAFQDISRHRYFNTNSLWLDLAALEKELQRRDNRLELPLIINRKTLAEGSSASTSILQLETAMGAAIEIFPEALALEVPRRRFAPVKTTDDLLALRSDAYQLRKDFALGLAPELVSPPLIQLDSRYYRHINDFNQRFAAGVPSLRKCRSLRVTGNLFFARNISLEGNLQLTIQENQAATLPAGLTIADQDQEYQ, from the coding sequence ATGAATGATTTAGAACCGTCCTTTGCCCCCCTGGCCGAGCGCATGCGCCAGGCCGGCATGCCGAAACTGGCCATAACGATGCTAAAGCTTTATTTTCAGCGTTTGCGAGCCGGGGCGGACGGTAAAATCAGAGAAAATGAAATTGAGCCGCTCAGCTTGTTGCCGACGGCCGCAGACCTGGATAAATCCTGTCGGCAACAAGGTGAGCGGGCCCTGGCCGAAACCGTGCTGATTAAGCTGAACGGTGGGCTGGGAACCAGCATGGGCCTCGACCAGGCCAAATCCCTGATCGAGGCCAAAAACGGACTCAGTTTTCTCGACATCATCGTGCGACAGGCGCTGGCGGCCGGGGTGCCGCTGATCCTCATGAACAGCTTCGCCACGCGCCGGGCCGCGCTGGAACGGCTGACGAGCTATCCGGAACTGGGTGGTTTTAACCTTCCCCTCGACTTTGTCCAGCACCAGATCCCCAGACTTTACGAAGACAACCTGCAACCGTTCAGCTGTCCCGCCCAGCCGGAACAGGAATGGTGCCCGCCCGGCCACGGTGATCTTTACCCGGCCCTGGTAACCAGCGGCGTTCTCGAAAAATTACGCCACCGCGGCTATCGCTACGCTTTTATCAGCAACGCCGACAATCTCGGCGCCACCCTGGACCCGGTGATTCTCGGTTATCTCGTCAGTCGGCAGGCGCCCTTCCTGATGGAAGTCGCCAGAAGAACCAAAGCCGACCGCAAGGGCGGCCATCTGGCCCGGCGCCGCGGCAGCGGCGGTCTGCTGCTGCGCGAGGCGGCGCAATGCCCTGAAAACGAAACGGCCGCTTTTCAGGATATCTCGCGCCATCGCTATTTCAACACCAACTCTCTCTGGCTGGATCTGGCGGCCCTGGAAAAAGAATTGCAGCGCCGCGACAACCGTCTGGAGCTGCCCCTGATTATCAATCGCAAGACCCTGGCCGAGGGATCATCCGCTTCGACCTCGATTCTCCAGCTGGAAACCGCCATGGGCGCGGCGATCGAGATTTTTCCGGAAGCCCTGGCCCTGGAGGTGCCCCGCCGGCGCTTTGCTCCGGTCAAGACCACCGACGATCTTCTCGCCCTGCGCTCCGATGCTTATCAGCTACGGAAGGATTTTGCCCTCGGCCTGGCGCCGGAGCTTGTAAGTCCGCCGCTGATTCAGTTGGATTCACGCTATTATCGCCACATAAATGATTTCAACCAACGTTTTGCCGCAGGGGTTCCCTCCCTGCGAAAATGTCGGTCGCTGCGCGTTACCGGAAACCTTTTCTTTGCCCGGAACATTTCCCTGGAGGGCAATCTTCAGCTTACAATCCAGGAAAACCAGGCGGCGACCCTGCCGGCCGGGTTAACCATCGCCGATCAAGACCAGGAATACCAATGA
- a CDS encoding FAA hydrolase family protein translates to MKLAQYFTPQGLRLGLVTERQLQPLAFAGDFHAWLSAGRPLTGASPVLPLAEFELAPPVNRPGKIIAVGLNYHDHAVEGNLKTPEEPLVFAKFPNSVVGPEAELRWSAELTQKVDFEAELVVVIGEKTSACSIETALSKVFGYTCGNDVSARDLQFADQQWVRGKSLDTFCPLGPWIVSADEIKDPQRLAIRSRLNGVVMQESNTAAMIFPVAELVSYLSRHFTLEPGDLIMTGTPSGVGFFRNPPVFMQSGDLIEIEIEKIGVLSNRCRMIG, encoded by the coding sequence ATGAAATTGGCTCAATATTTTACGCCGCAGGGGCTAAGGTTGGGGCTGGTAACGGAGCGGCAGCTGCAGCCCCTGGCTTTTGCCGGCGATTTTCATGCCTGGCTTTCGGCCGGACGACCCCTGACCGGAGCAAGTCCGGTCTTGCCCCTGGCCGAGTTCGAGCTGGCCCCGCCGGTCAACCGTCCCGGCAAGATTATCGCCGTCGGTTTGAACTATCATGATCATGCCGTCGAAGGAAACCTTAAAACTCCGGAAGAGCCGTTGGTCTTCGCCAAATTTCCGAATTCGGTTGTGGGCCCGGAGGCGGAGCTGCGCTGGTCCGCGGAGCTTACGCAAAAGGTGGATTTTGAAGCGGAGCTGGTGGTGGTTATCGGTGAAAAAACCTCGGCCTGTTCAATTGAAACGGCGTTGAGCAAGGTTTTCGGTTATACCTGCGGCAACGATGTCAGCGCTCGCGACCTCCAGTTCGCCGATCAGCAGTGGGTGCGGGGGAAGTCTCTGGATACCTTCTGTCCGCTGGGTCCCTGGATTGTCAGCGCCGATGAAATCAAGGACCCGCAAAGGCTGGCCATTCGCTCGCGGCTCAACGGGGTCGTCATGCAGGAGAGTAATACTGCGGCCATGATCTTTCCGGTGGCTGAACTGGTCAGTTATCTGAGCCGGCATTTCACCCTGGAACCCGGTGACCTGATCATGACCGGCACGCCGAGCGGGGTCGGTTTTTTTCGGAATCCGCCGGTATTTATGCAGTCCGGAGACTTGATTGAAATTGAAATCGAAAAGATCGGCGTTCTTTCCAACCGCTGCCGTATGATCGGTTAA
- a CDS encoding sigma-54-dependent Fis family transcriptional regulator: MTRETIIVVDDEAGMLNFISKILKARGYRTITCCNGAEFVEQLGGRRRSPDLALIDYRLPDTTGIELLSKVAELCPELQSIIITAYGEVELAVESMRRGAADFLAKPFTGAELLKAVDRILEPRRLKQENELLRWQLASGDQQPALICRSRIFAQVVALAEQVASSSATVLLTGESGTGKEVVAAHIHNHDPLRRAHRFLAVNCGALADNLLESQLFGALRGAYTGADKDTPGLFRAADQGTLLLDEIAETSPALQRKLLRVLEKKEVTPVGGTVPEPVDVRIIAATNRDLRSEVEAGRFRADLYYRLQVFSIELPPLRQRPADIMPLVHYFLDWYCRQEGKPMLEPVPEIIPLLENYSWPGNVRELRNLVHRAVILARQPVFDASLLPFGRSPVAAAEIPVFMENGVKASASLKEVELDYIAMVYRQSARDRKTSAEILGISEKTLGRKLELIRRRKAN, translated from the coding sequence GTGACCAGAGAAACGATTATCGTGGTTGACGATGAAGCCGGAATGCTCAACTTCATCAGCAAGATTCTCAAGGCCCGCGGCTATCGGACGATCACCTGTTGCAACGGAGCCGAATTTGTCGAACAGTTGGGCGGTCGGCGCCGGAGTCCGGACCTGGCCCTGATCGATTATCGCCTGCCGGACACCACCGGAATCGAACTTTTGTCGAAGGTCGCGGAACTCTGCCCGGAGTTGCAGAGTATTATCATCACCGCTTATGGTGAAGTCGAGCTGGCCGTGGAAAGCATGCGCCGGGGCGCCGCCGACTTTCTCGCCAAGCCTTTTACCGGGGCTGAACTGCTCAAGGCCGTCGACCGGATTCTCGAGCCTCGTCGTCTCAAGCAGGAAAACGAGCTTTTGCGCTGGCAACTGGCAAGCGGCGATCAGCAGCCCGCCCTGATCTGTCGGTCGCGAATCTTCGCTCAGGTGGTGGCCCTGGCCGAGCAGGTGGCCTCATCCTCGGCGACCGTTCTTTTGACAGGCGAATCCGGTACCGGCAAAGAAGTGGTGGCGGCCCATATTCACAACCATGATCCCTTGCGCCGCGCGCATCGTTTTCTCGCCGTCAACTGCGGGGCGCTGGCCGACAACCTCCTGGAGAGTCAGCTCTTCGGAGCCCTGCGCGGAGCCTACACCGGGGCCGACAAGGACACTCCCGGTTTATTTCGGGCCGCCGATCAAGGCACCCTGCTGCTTGACGAAATCGCCGAAACCTCGCCGGCGCTGCAACGTAAGCTGTTGCGGGTGCTGGAGAAAAAGGAAGTAACTCCGGTCGGCGGCACGGTTCCCGAACCGGTTGATGTCAGAATTATCGCGGCTACCAACCGCGATCTCAGAAGTGAGGTCGAAGCCGGCCGTTTTCGAGCCGATCTCTACTATCGTCTGCAGGTTTTTTCCATTGAGTTGCCACCGCTTCGGCAGCGGCCGGCCGATATCATGCCCCTGGTCCATTATTTTCTCGACTGGTACTGCCGCCAGGAGGGGAAACCAATGCTGGAACCGGTTCCGGAAATCATTCCTCTTCTGGAAAATTATTCCTGGCCCGGCAACGTTCGGGAATTGCGTAACCTGGTGCATCGGGCGGTGATTCTGGCCCGTCAGCCGGTTTTTGACGCCTCGCTGCTGCCTTTTGGTCGGAGTCCGGTGGCCGCGGCTGAAATTCCGGTTTTTATGGAGAACGGCGTCAAAGCTTCAGCCTCGCTTAAGGAAGTCGAGCTTGATTATATCGCCATGGTTTATCGGCAGTCGGCCCGCGATCGCAAAACCAGCGCCGAGATCCTGGGTATTTCAGAGAAAACCCTGGGCCGTAAGCTTGAACTGATTCGGCGCCGGAAAGCAAACTGA
- a CDS encoding HAMP domain-containing protein produces the protein MASFPWHRFSLKWRLTLANFMVPMLTMTLAIAFAIHIIDGFIFRQAQNKIINDLNSAREIYDSSCKCLQEQIHCAAGSYLLTQALLADNKPALLRELQALRRRENLSLLTLTDAEGRVLLRAANPGVGGDQPRLPLIAETLLGNPAAGSEVLSDVELSLENPNLGHLFQIKLISTPKARQESRSHLAGGLMMLAGWPVYDGFGNLIGALYGGRLLNRENQLVDRIKEVIFSNTSFSGQDIGTVTIFQEDVRIATNVLDSSGKRAIGTRVSEEVYHKVMIQGQKWADRAFVVNDWYISAYEPICNARNQVVGILYVGMKEKPFLAFRNRVILILVGILTAGAALTFLTVFIFARFFSRRLDSLQQQLSQVAGGQLKSRLELPGNDELSQLAAGFNEMIAVLKQRDASIEQLQRGLENKVAQRTQELETRNHELIEMKQHLLEMMSDKKAINFRLEESLHNLQQAQQQLVRSGKLAALGSLVAGVAHEINNPVNIIAGNLEILEMDPDVQGRYRTEIELISGQAARIKKIIGNMLGFARVRNNHLKELRADELIRDLLIPLRNELNQRGISVTTQPQTEAPFFSDEEGLTQIITNLLCNSMQAIPETGGRIGISSRVDRGKIEITISDNGCGMTPEQVENMFNPFYSTKSEGTGLGLSIGYELLRSLGGDIEVDSSPGQGTTIILVLPANPLFPFDRK, from the coding sequence ATGGCTTCTTTCCCCTGGCATCGTTTTTCGCTCAAATGGAGATTGACTCTAGCCAATTTCATGGTGCCCATGCTGACCATGACTCTGGCCATCGCTTTCGCCATTCACATTATTGACGGTTTTATTTTTCGTCAGGCGCAAAACAAGATTATCAACGACCTTAATTCAGCCCGGGAAATCTATGATTCAAGCTGTAAATGCCTGCAGGAACAAATCCATTGCGCCGCCGGCTCCTATCTGCTGACCCAGGCGCTATTGGCCGATAATAAGCCGGCTTTGCTCAGGGAATTGCAGGCTCTGCGCCGTCGAGAGAACCTGAGTTTGCTGACCTTGACCGATGCCGAGGGCCGGGTGCTGCTGCGGGCCGCCAATCCCGGGGTCGGGGGCGATCAACCCCGCCTGCCGCTGATTGCCGAGACCCTGCTCGGCAATCCCGCCGCCGGCAGCGAGGTGTTGAGCGATGTCGAACTGAGCCTTGAAAATCCCAACCTCGGACATCTTTTCCAGATCAAACTGATTTCAACCCCCAAAGCCCGGCAGGAAAGCCGGAGCCATCTTGCCGGCGGCCTGATGATGCTGGCCGGCTGGCCGGTGTACGACGGTTTCGGCAATCTTATCGGCGCCCTCTATGGTGGTCGTCTTTTAAATCGGGAAAACCAGCTGGTCGACCGCATCAAAGAGGTGATTTTTTCCAACACATCCTTTTCCGGTCAGGATATCGGCACGGTAACCATTTTTCAGGAAGATGTCCGGATTGCCACCAACGTGCTTGATTCCTCCGGCAAGCGAGCCATCGGGACCCGGGTTTCGGAAGAGGTTTACCACAAGGTCATGATTCAAGGGCAGAAATGGGCCGATCGCGCCTTTGTCGTCAATGACTGGTATATCAGTGCCTACGAGCCTATCTGTAATGCTCGCAATCAGGTGGTCGGGATTCTCTATGTCGGCATGAAGGAAAAACCGTTTCTCGCGTTCCGCAACCGGGTTATTTTGATTCTGGTCGGCATTCTGACGGCGGGCGCCGCCTTGACTTTCTTGACCGTTTTCATCTTCGCCCGGTTTTTTTCGCGCCGCCTCGACAGCTTGCAGCAGCAGTTAAGCCAGGTCGCCGGCGGGCAGCTTAAAAGCAGGCTGGAGCTGCCCGGCAACGACGAGCTGAGCCAGCTGGCCGCCGGCTTTAATGAAATGATCGCGGTCCTGAAACAGCGGGATGCTTCGATCGAACAGCTGCAACGGGGGCTGGAAAACAAGGTCGCCCAGCGTACGCAGGAGCTTGAAACCCGCAATCATGAGCTGATTGAAATGAAACAACACCTGTTGGAGATGATGAGCGATAAAAAAGCCATCAATTTCAGGCTCGAGGAATCCCTGCACAACCTGCAGCAGGCCCAGCAGCAGCTGGTCCGTTCGGGCAAGCTGGCCGCTCTCGGCAGCCTGGTGGCCGGGGTCGCCCATGAAATCAACAATCCGGTCAATATTATTGCCGGCAATCTTGAAATTCTGGAAATGGACCCGGATGTTCAGGGACGCTATCGCACCGAAATCGAGCTGATCAGCGGCCAGGCTGCCAGGATCAAGAAAATTATCGGCAATATGCTTGGTTTCGCCCGGGTCAGGAATAACCATCTGAAGGAACTGCGTGCCGATGAACTGATCCGGGATCTCCTGATTCCGTTGCGGAACGAATTGAACCAGCGCGGCATTTCCGTCACGACCCAGCCGCAGACGGAGGCGCCGTTTTTCTCGGATGAAGAAGGTCTGACCCAGATCATCACCAACCTGCTTTGCAACAGCATGCAGGCCATTCCGGAAACCGGGGGCCGGATCGGCATCAGCAGCCGGGTCGACCGCGGCAAGATCGAAATCACGATCAGCGACAACGGTTGCGGCATGACCCCCGAACAGGTCGAAAACATGTTCAATCCCTTCTACAGCACTAAAAGCGAGGGTACCGGGCTCGGCCTTTCCATCGGCTATGAACTCCTGCGCAGTCTCGGCGGTGATATCGAAGTCGACAGCAGTCCCGGCCAGGGTACAACCATTATTCTGGTGTTGCCGGCTAATCCTCTTTTCCCGTTTGACCGCAAGTAG